One Eubacteriales bacterium mix99 genomic window carries:
- a CDS encoding phosphotransferase, whose amino-acid sequence MRTRFAVEDEVIQTAVLKNYGISIQKPVFLPNGDISYVYRIIGADGIKYSMKLFDKNTRSGRKGIRYLKFSLPVTWDMYDRGLYQNISYPIPDDHGDFVVDIGPAKIVLFSFREGKTLEESSPFCREVLEKAANGIACIHDLTGQMHFQAMRIEDFDLSFLKGLETNMECLEQIQGERHTYVMQDVIADLGDLSGEMSEEMWPGEKTGVGKETGSGREGGKGSRASREIGSKTYSGKQVRQFTDPAIQALCDAVLPQKETILSFIDRLYRHREQIDYDPYDMVLTYGDPRGKNLLLDSQGDLCFIDWGSARIAPREADLQCFLTEDFDFFLEKYEAACAGPFRPDPNLLGYYVFRTRLSGLADRISGVLHGSPNREQNQSDLEYITHQDVGQWEELGQRIQQI is encoded by the coding sequence ATGAGGACGAGATTTGCAGTGGAAGATGAAGTGATTCAGACTGCTGTTTTAAAGAACTATGGGATTTCGATTCAAAAACCTGTATTTCTCCCCAATGGGGACATTTCTTATGTCTATCGGATCATCGGCGCCGATGGGATAAAATATTCCATGAAGTTGTTTGACAAGAACACCCGAAGCGGAAGGAAAGGCATCCGGTATCTGAAATTTTCCCTTCCGGTCACATGGGACATGTATGACCGGGGACTTTATCAGAACATTTCTTATCCGATTCCGGATGATCATGGGGATTTTGTAGTGGATATTGGCCCGGCGAAGATCGTACTCTTTTCCTTCCGGGAAGGAAAAACATTGGAGGAGTCCAGTCCTTTCTGCCGGGAAGTTTTGGAAAAGGCGGCAAATGGCATTGCCTGCATCCATGATCTGACAGGTCAGATGCATTTTCAGGCGATGCGGATCGAGGATTTTGACCTTTCCTTCCTGAAGGGCTTGGAAACAAATATGGAATGCCTGGAGCAGATTCAAGGGGAACGTCATACGTATGTCATGCAGGATGTCATTGCCGATCTGGGGGACCTTTCTGGGGAAATGAGCGAAGAAATGTGGCCAGGCGAAAAAACAGGAGTAGGGAAAGAGACGGGATCAGGCAGAGAAGGCGGGAAAGGAAGCAGAGCCAGCAGGGAGATCGGTTCGAAAACCTATTCGGGAAAACAGGTCCGGCAATTTACCGATCCGGCGATTCAGGCATTGTGTGATGCGGTTCTGCCACAAAAGGAAACGATCCTGAGTTTTATCGACCGGCTCTATCGGCACCGGGAGCAGATTGATTATGATCCCTACGATATGGTCCTGACTTACGGCGATCCGCGGGGGAAAAATCTGTTGCTGGATTCGCAGGGAGACCTTTGTTTCATCGACTGGGGATCTGCCAGAATTGCGCCGCGGGAGGCTGATCTGCAGTGCTTTCTGACGGAGGATTTTGACTTTTTCCTGGAGAAGTACGAAGCGGCATGCGCTGGTCCCTTCCGGCCGGATCCCAATCTCCTGGGGTATTATGTCTTCCGGACCCGCTTAAGCGGTCTGGCGGATCGGATTTCCGGCGTGCTTCACGGGAGTCCGAACAGGGAGCAGAATCAAAGCGATCTGGAATATATCACCCATCAGGATGTCGGCCAATGGGAAGAGCTGGGCCAGCGAATACAGCAGATTTAG
- a CDS encoding hydantoinase/oxoprolinase family protein: protein MAKKVRIGIDVGGTFTDAIMLDNSTYEVLAKHKIPTTHKEGVAVGVVRILSELIRETGVQPEDVVFIAHGTTQATNALLEGDVAHVGILGMATGADARSAKGETDVGDIELAPEKFLKNSHVFLDSKELNETTVDQAIADLRNQGAEVIVASEAFSVDNPANERYVVERAERQGMYATGGYEISQLYGLKMRTRTAAVNGSLIPTMIRTSDMTEQAVKEAGIQSSLMIMRCDGGVMSTREMKKRPILTMLSGLAAGVAGALMYEKVSDGIFFEAGGTSVDVSVIKNGKVMIKYAQVGGHKTFLQSLDVRTLGIAGGSMIRIVDNRIVDVGPRSAHIAGKDYECYLEDGAITDGKLTLICPREGDPAEYACVVSQNGREYSLTLSGAANLLGYVPEGDYARGNLECTRAAWDIAGKALGISAEEAAGQAMGLAMQKLSVLVEQLIEEYGLDRRFVTLVGGGGSASVIVNPLAEKMEMRSKIAKNAPYISTIGVALAMVRETLERTIANPTEEDIKQIRSDVMEKICRSGAKEETVDVSIEVDSRKNILRAIASGATELRQKDIGARVLSREQLQKIAADALGTEEEQTSFLYSTGRWNLFRAETRKKVLFGLLHLKRTSLAMVDREGVIRLKRRKAECLKFAKKDRESRFNPFLDANTVYSDANATIPKVFLFYREKMLDLTGMQTAKQLYSILDIETEMLSPEEEIIAVAYK from the coding sequence ATGGCAAAAAAAGTAAGAATAGGAATCGATGTCGGCGGTACCTTCACCGACGCGATTATGCTGGACAATTCCACCTATGAGGTGTTGGCAAAGCATAAGATACCCACCACACACAAAGAAGGCGTGGCGGTCGGAGTAGTACGCATTCTTTCCGAACTGATCCGGGAAACCGGCGTTCAGCCGGAGGATGTCGTGTTCATCGCCCACGGTACCACGCAGGCGACCAATGCACTGCTGGAAGGCGATGTGGCGCATGTCGGCATTCTGGGCATGGCCACGGGAGCAGATGCCCGGAGTGCGAAAGGCGAAACCGATGTGGGAGACATTGAACTGGCGCCTGAGAAATTTCTGAAAAACAGCCATGTCTTCCTCGATTCCAAAGAACTGAACGAAACGACCGTCGATCAGGCCATTGCGGACCTGCGCAATCAGGGTGCGGAGGTCATTGTGGCCAGTGAAGCCTTCAGTGTGGACAACCCCGCCAATGAACGCTATGTTGTGGAACGTGCGGAAAGACAGGGAATGTATGCCACCGGCGGATATGAAATCAGTCAGCTCTACGGGCTGAAAATGCGGACACGCACAGCTGCCGTGAATGGCAGCCTGATCCCCACCATGATACGCACTTCGGATATGACCGAGCAGGCGGTGAAGGAAGCCGGCATCCAAAGCAGCCTGATGATCATGCGCTGTGACGGCGGCGTAATGAGTACCCGGGAGATGAAGAAACGTCCCATCCTCACCATGCTTTCCGGGCTTGCCGCAGGTGTTGCCGGCGCACTGATGTATGAAAAGGTCTCGGACGGCATTTTCTTTGAAGCCGGCGGAACCAGTGTGGATGTTTCCGTGATCAAAAACGGAAAGGTCATGATCAAATACGCGCAGGTCGGAGGGCACAAAACCTTCCTGCAAAGCCTGGACGTGCGCACATTGGGCATTGCCGGAGGCAGCATGATCCGCATTGTGGACAATAGGATCGTGGATGTCGGTCCCCGTTCCGCCCATATTGCAGGAAAAGACTATGAGTGCTACCTGGAGGACGGCGCCATCACAGACGGGAAACTGACCCTGATCTGCCCCCGCGAAGGAGATCCAGCGGAATATGCCTGCGTGGTCAGTCAAAACGGCAGGGAATACAGCCTGACCCTTTCGGGTGCCGCCAACCTTCTCGGTTATGTGCCGGAAGGCGACTATGCCAGAGGCAACCTGGAATGCACCCGTGCCGCATGGGATATCGCGGGCAAGGCATTGGGAATTTCCGCCGAAGAAGCGGCGGGACAGGCTATGGGCCTGGCCATGCAAAAGCTTTCTGTCTTAGTGGAACAGCTGATTGAGGAATACGGGCTGGACCGTCGGTTTGTCACACTGGTGGGAGGCGGCGGCAGCGCATCCGTCATCGTAAACCCGCTGGCGGAAAAAATGGAAATGCGCAGCAAGATCGCAAAAAATGCCCCGTATATTTCCACCATCGGCGTTGCGCTGGCCATGGTACGGGAAACCCTGGAGCGCACCATCGCGAATCCCACGGAAGAGGATATCAAGCAAATCCGCTCCGATGTAATGGAAAAAATCTGCCGAAGCGGCGCAAAGGAAGAAACAGTGGATGTTTCGATTGAAGTGGATTCCCGCAAAAACATTCTGCGCGCCATCGCAAGCGGCGCCACAGAGCTCCGCCAGAAGGATATCGGAGCCAGGGTCCTCAGCAGGGAGCAATTGCAGAAGATTGCCGCCGACGCGCTGGGCACGGAGGAGGAACAGACCTCCTTCCTGTATTCCACGGGCCGATGGAACCTTTTCCGCGCGGAAACAAGGAAAAAGGTACTGTTCGGCCTTCTCCATCTCAAACGAACCTCCCTTGCCATGGTGGACAGGGAAGGAGTCATTCGGCTGAAAAGGAGAAAAGCAGAGTGTCTCAAGTTTGCGAAAAAGGATCGGGAATCCCGGTTCAATCCGTTTCTGGATGCCAATACGGTATATTCCGATGCCAATGCCACCATTCCAAAAGTCTTTTTGTTCTATCGTGAAAAGATGCTGGACTTAACCGGCATGCAAACGGCAAAGCAGCTTTACTCGATCCTCGATATCGAAACGGAAATGCTCTCCCCCGAGGAAGAAATCATTGCCGTCGCTTATAAGTAG
- a CDS encoding MurR/RpiR family transcriptional regulator, with the protein MAPVIAKIVSMQPNFTVGENEIAQYIIHHPDAVIASTISDVVKETGTSEASLNRFCKKLGYKGFNRLKVALAQESAYTQMTQATPSAGVNRIAALCQDYQRVLLNTTAMLDETIIRSAVKALRTAGMIYVFGLPDTSPVALEFANKLTLVGIPNKAVCDITNIQMECSHLGKSDFVVFILSTVFERDILPVLQLMHEREAKSLIITSYDAPQLESLADMKLITSDIITTQNAMSISNNLIFLYVVDVLYASLLDSDRSLREKKMNSDAMLRMQRNLNDYDF; encoded by the coding sequence TTGGCGCCTGTTATTGCTAAAATCGTTTCCATGCAGCCAAATTTCACGGTTGGTGAAAATGAAATCGCACAGTATATCATTCATCATCCGGATGCCGTCATTGCTTCCACCATCAGTGATGTGGTGAAAGAAACGGGTACCAGCGAGGCTTCCCTGAACCGGTTTTGCAAAAAGCTCGGGTATAAGGGATTCAACCGGTTGAAAGTGGCTCTGGCACAGGAAAGTGCCTATACCCAAATGACGCAGGCAACACCTTCGGCGGGTGTGAACCGGATTGCTGCCCTGTGCCAGGACTATCAGCGTGTCCTGCTCAATACCACGGCAATGCTGGATGAGACCATTATCCGGAGTGCGGTGAAAGCTCTCCGGACGGCCGGGATGATATATGTTTTCGGTCTTCCGGACACTTCTCCGGTGGCGTTGGAATTTGCCAACAAGCTTACCCTGGTGGGAATCCCTAATAAGGCAGTATGCGACATTACCAATATTCAAATGGAATGCAGCCATTTGGGAAAGAGCGATTTTGTGGTCTTTATCCTTTCCACGGTGTTTGAAAGGGATATTCTGCCTGTCCTGCAGCTGATGCACGAACGGGAAGCCAAAAGCCTGATCATTACCAGCTACGATGCGCCACAGCTGGAGTCCCTGGCGGATATGAAGCTGATTACCAGTGATATCATTACGACGCAGAATGCGATGTCCATCTCCAACAATCTGATTTTTCTGTATGTAGTGGATGTGCTGTATGCTTCCCTTCTGGACAGCGACAGGTCCCTGCGGGAGAAAAAAATGAACAGCGATGCCATGCTCAGGATGCAGCGGAATCTGAATGATTATGATTTTTGA
- a CDS encoding citrate transporter: MQTFQAVGILLIFLVSVGLMMTRKLPTILALPIMAILIAVVAGMPLLHAEKDGATVMGTVLGDGSIRMASSIAALFFGGWFGKVLTKVGITKTIIRKAAELAGDRPLPIALTFFAICSVIFAASNGIGMIILVGTIVIPIMISAGVSPLAAGTVLLLANGVGVTFSPGTLSVYIDVLGLDLATVTSYSWLCAIPLILVGIFMIIRFTKKGGTTRRAWAMPEGQDTAGQKNVRSIALVSPIIPVILIFLGIPIIPAIMIGIVITLILSTPRNVIHVVSSGFVEGIQDTAGAAALMIGIGMVLDAVTSTEVSTVLAPFIHAIIPGNAVTFVLIFGLLSFLAIYRGPLNVWGLGSGVVALLASAGMNPIAAMLALRLDSNVQAVCDPTNSQNVWVADFTKTDVNDYLKKTILPIMISTIVGLLVVSFLVF, encoded by the coding sequence ATGCAAACATTCCAAGCTGTCGGCATTCTGCTGATTTTTCTGGTCAGTGTCGGGCTGATGATGACCCGCAAGCTGCCGACAATTCTTGCCCTTCCCATCATGGCGATTTTAATTGCCGTGGTGGCAGGCATGCCGCTGCTTCATGCAGAGAAGGACGGCGCCACCGTAATGGGGACCGTCCTGGGAGATGGCTCCATTCGTATGGCAAGCAGCATCGCCGCCCTGTTCTTCGGTGGCTGGTTCGGAAAGGTTCTCACGAAGGTGGGCATTACCAAAACCATTATCCGCAAGGCGGCGGAACTGGCAGGCGACCGTCCCCTTCCCATTGCCCTCACCTTCTTTGCGATCTGCTCCGTTATCTTTGCCGCTTCCAACGGAATCGGAATGATCATTCTGGTGGGCACCATCGTCATTCCCATTATGATCTCCGCAGGCGTATCCCCGCTGGCCGCAGGAACGGTTCTGCTTCTTGCCAACGGCGTGGGCGTTACGTTTAGTCCCGGCACCCTTTCGGTTTACATTGATGTATTGGGTCTGGACCTTGCCACTGTTACGTCCTATTCCTGGCTGTGCGCGATCCCGCTGATTCTCGTCGGTATTTTTATGATTATACGATTTACCAAAAAAGGCGGAACGACGCGCAGGGCCTGGGCTATGCCGGAAGGACAGGACACGGCCGGACAGAAGAACGTCCGCAGCATTGCTCTCGTCTCCCCGATCATCCCTGTTATTCTGATTTTTCTGGGCATTCCGATTATTCCCGCTATTATGATTGGTATTGTTATCACGCTGATTTTATCCACACCCAGGAATGTCATCCATGTGGTTTCTTCCGGCTTTGTGGAAGGGATTCAGGATACGGCAGGCGCCGCAGCCCTGATGATCGGAATTGGCATGGTGCTGGACGCCGTAACCAGTACGGAGGTTTCCACCGTTCTTGCACCATTTATCCACGCCATTATTCCCGGCAACGCTGTCACGTTCGTACTGATTTTCGGTTTGCTGAGTTTTCTGGCCATCTACCGCGGTCCTCTCAACGTCTGGGGACTGGGCAGTGGAGTTGTTGCGCTGCTGGCTTCCGCAGGAATGAATCCCATTGCGGCCATGCTTGCCCTGCGTCTTGATTCCAATGTACAGGCCGTATGCGACCCGACGAACAGTCAGAATGTATGGGTGGCAGACTTCACCAAGACGGATGTAAACGACTACCTGAAAAAAACCATTCTCCCGATTATGATCAGCACGATCGTCGGCCTGCTTGTTGTAAGCTTCCTCGTATTTTAG
- a CDS encoding permease prefix domain 1-containing protein produces MDKKESFLAEVLCCVRFPFDREKIRMELENHIEDRAGDYEGKGSDREAAVNLAVRDMGNAREIGQALNRQHNPVLGWIWLITDVLAVLMAACLIVSLVLPSLSSLLSFNRLDPIPASDIVFRAEVDKKVKLDDMVIHISDVIYDTNGDLNMDYEYFDTRLWGAGWTFSNIGEISDNLGNHYSEGRFEESGGFVSRCRQIVSDFSAEADTLKIDYNSYNRKYRLEISLRAGDKK; encoded by the coding sequence TTGGATAAGAAAGAAAGCTTTTTGGCGGAAGTACTGTGCTGCGTCCGTTTCCCTTTTGACCGGGAGAAAATCCGCATGGAGCTGGAAAACCATATAGAAGACAGGGCAGGGGATTATGAAGGGAAGGGCTCGGACCGGGAAGCGGCTGTGAATCTGGCGGTCCGGGACATGGGCAATGCCAGGGAAATCGGGCAGGCTCTCAATCGGCAGCACAATCCTGTTTTGGGATGGATCTGGCTGATTACCGATGTGCTTGCTGTTCTGATGGCAGCTTGTCTTATTGTGAGTCTGGTGCTTCCATCCCTGTCATCCCTGTTATCCTTTAATCGGTTGGATCCCATCCCGGCATCCGATATTGTTTTCAGGGCAGAGGTGGACAAAAAGGTGAAACTGGACGATATGGTCATCCATATTTCGGACGTGATCTACGATACAAACGGGGATTTGAACATGGATTATGAGTATTTTGATACCAGGCTGTGGGGAGCGGGATGGACCTTTTCGAATATAGGGGAGATATCGGACAATCTGGGGAATCACTATTCGGAAGGCCGGTTTGAGGAGAGCGGAGGTTTCGTATCCAGATGCCGGCAGATTGTTTCGGATTTTTCTGCAGAGGCGGATACCCTGAAGATTGATTATAATTCTTATAATCGAAAATACCGATTGGAAATTTCCCTGCGGGCAGGTGATAAAAAATGA
- a CDS encoding TIGR03905 family TSCPD domain-containing protein produces MATYKTKGVCSRRIDFEVKDGKLHSVHFENGCHGNLIGICRLVEGMDVRDVIHKLRGIRCQGSTSCPDQLARALEEYMQQEEQAG; encoded by the coding sequence ATGGCGACTTATAAGACAAAAGGAGTCTGCTCCAGAAGAATTGATTTTGAAGTAAAAGACGGTAAGCTGCATTCCGTGCATTTTGAGAATGGCTGTCATGGAAATCTCATCGGAATCTGCCGTCTGGTGGAGGGGATGGACGTGCGGGATGTGATCCATAAACTCCGCGGAATCCGCTGCCAGGGCAGCACTTCCTGTCCGGATCAGCTTGCCCGGGCTTTGGAGGAGTATATGCAGCAAGAGGAGCAGGCAGGCTGA
- a CDS encoding helix-turn-helix transcriptional regulator: protein MKVDKGLLGGSTNLMLLSLLSESDKYGYEIIRELERRSDRTFQLQEGTLYPVLHKLENNGYVKSYVGIGDNGRKRKYYRITNCGVQQLAKEKKRWKVFSVSVNKVLGSEVQIFG, encoded by the coding sequence ATGAAAGTGGATAAGGGATTGCTTGGCGGGAGTACGAATCTGATGCTGCTGTCGCTGCTCAGCGAATCGGACAAATACGGTTATGAAATTATCCGGGAGCTGGAGCGGCGATCGGACAGGACCTTTCAGCTCCAGGAGGGGACACTGTACCCGGTATTGCACAAACTGGAAAACAACGGTTATGTGAAATCCTATGTGGGGATCGGCGATAACGGGAGAAAGCGCAAATATTATCGGATTACCAACTGCGGAGTGCAGCAGCTGGCAAAGGAAAAGAAGAGATGGAAGGTGTTTTCCGTCTCCGTCAATAAAGTTCTGGGCAGTGAGGTGCAGATCTTTGGATAA
- a CDS encoding class I SAM-dependent methyltransferase, with amino-acid sequence MKDRLEHMDSFFTSRVDGYDEHMLEEVEGCKKGYRVMAHLVPNTCQHLLDLGCGTGLELDEIFKVLPDIQVTGIDMTQAMLDRLKQKHPDKKVTLICGDYFNVPFGTEKYDCAVSFQTMHHFSHKAKTGLYRKIARSLESGGIYIECDYMVENQDEEDFYYAENARLRMEQGIADNEFIHYDTPCTMENQIGMFHSAGFHDAKTVFRQENTTIQVAKKI; translated from the coding sequence ATGAAAGATCGTTTGGAACACATGGATTCCTTTTTTACGTCACGGGTGGACGGCTATGATGAGCATATGCTGGAGGAAGTCGAGGGCTGCAAAAAAGGGTACCGGGTCATGGCGCATCTGGTTCCCAACACTTGTCAACATCTTTTGGATCTTGGATGCGGTACCGGATTGGAGCTGGATGAGATATTCAAAGTACTGCCGGATATCCAGGTAACCGGAATTGATATGACACAGGCCATGCTGGACAGGCTGAAGCAAAAGCATCCCGACAAGAAAGTGACGCTGATTTGCGGAGATTATTTTAATGTCCCATTCGGAACGGAGAAATACGACTGTGCCGTATCCTTTCAAACCATGCACCATTTTTCCCATAAAGCAAAAACCGGGCTATATCGGAAAATAGCCCGTTCCCTAGAATCCGGCGGAATCTATATCGAATGTGATTATATGGTGGAAAATCAGGATGAAGAGGATTTTTACTATGCAGAAAATGCCCGACTGCGCATGGAACAGGGGATAGCCGACAACGAATTCATTCATTATGATACGCCCTGCACTATGGAAAACCAAATTGGAATGTTTCATTCCGCAGGGTTCCATGACGCAAAAACAGTATTCCGTCAGGAGAATACAACTATACAAGTCGCAAAGAAAATATAA
- the asnS gene encoding asparagine--tRNA ligase: MKQIFRQPEDYYGKRILLSGWIRSNRDSKSFGFIELNDGSFFKNLQIVFTEEKLDNFREVGKLGVGTAIFAEGMLTESPGAKQPFEMKAESIRVEGSCPSEYPLQKKRHSFEYLRTISHLRPRTNTFSAVFRVRSLLAFAIHKFFQERDFVYVHTPIITGSDCEGAGEMFQVTSLDLNNVPKTKEGNVDYSKDFFGRETYLTVSGQLSAETYAMAFRNVYTFGPTFRAEDSNTTRHAAEFWMIEPEIAFADLDDVMDLAEDMIKYIFQYVLENAPEEMEFFNRFVDRTVMDRLDNVIHSKFGRLSYTDAIEILKKSNADFRYPVEWGIDLQTEHERYLTEQVFHKPVFVKDYPRDIKAFYMRMNDDNRTVAAADLLVPGVGEIIGGSQREERLDRLDERIKELGMKEEDYWWYRDLRKFGGTHHAGYGLGFERAIMYMTGMSNIRDVIPFPRTTKSAEF, translated from the coding sequence GGATTATTATGGGAAAAGGATTCTTCTTTCCGGATGGATTCGAAGCAATCGGGATTCCAAATCCTTTGGGTTTATTGAACTCAATGACGGGTCTTTCTTTAAAAATCTGCAGATTGTATTTACGGAAGAAAAGCTGGACAACTTCAGGGAAGTGGGTAAGCTGGGCGTTGGTACGGCCATTTTTGCGGAAGGAATGCTGACGGAGTCCCCCGGTGCAAAGCAGCCTTTTGAGATGAAGGCGGAAAGCATCCGGGTGGAGGGCTCTTGTCCGTCGGAATATCCTCTCCAGAAGAAACGGCACAGCTTTGAATACCTGCGGACCATCTCCCATTTGCGGCCCAGAACCAATACGTTTTCCGCTGTTTTCCGGGTTCGTTCCCTGCTGGCCTTTGCGATTCATAAATTCTTCCAGGAAAGGGATTTTGTCTACGTTCATACCCCGATTATCACCGGCAGTGACTGTGAAGGCGCCGGGGAAATGTTTCAGGTAACCTCCCTGGATCTGAACAACGTTCCGAAGACAAAGGAAGGGAATGTGGACTATTCCAAAGACTTCTTCGGACGGGAGACTTATTTGACGGTGAGTGGACAGCTTTCTGCTGAAACTTATGCCATGGCATTCCGCAATGTCTATACCTTTGGACCGACCTTTCGTGCGGAAGACTCCAATACCACGAGACATGCGGCGGAGTTCTGGATGATCGAACCGGAGATCGCCTTTGCGGATCTGGACGATGTCATGGATCTGGCGGAGGATATGATCAAATACATCTTTCAGTATGTGCTGGAAAATGCGCCGGAAGAGATGGAGTTCTTCAATAGATTTGTGGACAGGACCGTCATGGATCGCCTGGACAATGTGATCCATTCGAAATTCGGGCGCCTGTCCTACACGGATGCCATTGAAATCCTGAAGAAAAGCAATGCTGACTTTCGTTACCCTGTGGAATGGGGGATTGACCTGCAGACCGAACATGAGCGGTACCTGACGGAGCAGGTCTTCCACAAGCCGGTATTTGTAAAGGACTATCCCAGGGATATCAAGGCGTTTTATATGCGCATGAATGATGACAACAGGACCGTTGCAGCGGCGGATCTTCTGGTGCCCGGCGTCGGGGAGATCATCGGCGGAAGCCAGAGGGAAGAGCGCCTGGACCGTCTGGATGAGAGGATAAAGGAGCTTGGCATGAAAGAAGAGGACTACTGGTGGTACCGGGATCTGAGAAAGTTCGGCGGCACCCATCATGCCGGATATGGTCTGGGTTTTGAGCGTGCCATTATGTACATGACGGGCATGAGCAATATCCGCGATGTCATTCCGTTCCCGAGGACAACGAAGTCCGCTGAATTTTAG
- a CDS encoding FAD-dependent oxidoreductase, with amino-acid sequence MSDLYRKYYDVIIAGGGVSGATSAIAAGRQGASVLVVEQNGYLGGSLTGCGVGPMMTFHAGEKQVIRGMMQEIVDRLTENGYSKGHVRDTTRYVSHVTPFDPEGLKRILDQMAEEAGCHVLLHSFLGGVEMEHGRLSGLTVCNKDGLHTVHGSVYIDATGDGDIMAWSGCEYTRGRPEDEAPQPMTMNMKYANVNTRALKDYVRGHLEDFPRLEHNLDLLNSDVPFALAGFNSLWRQAAKDGELSIPREDVLMFETSHPGEFIVNTTRILNADATSAQGLSNAERTGRRQCAELDAFLRSHAPGFESAILEFTGPSVGIRGSRQLVGKYRITAEDILSGRQFDSRICLSGYPIDIHNPSGQGTETHYVGGKNSGGYYSIPYEIMVPKEVPNLLVPGRCASASFEAQASIRLTPSVGSMGQAAGIAADMAVRGNLPVGDIAVGKLQNTLRKQGALLEV; translated from the coding sequence ATGAGTGATTTGTACCGGAAATACTATGATGTCATCATCGCCGGGGGCGGCGTATCCGGGGCAACCTCTGCCATCGCAGCAGGACGACAGGGCGCTTCTGTCCTGGTGGTGGAACAAAACGGCTATCTGGGCGGCAGCCTGACCGGATGCGGCGTCGGACCGATGATGACCTTCCATGCGGGGGAAAAGCAGGTCATCCGGGGAATGATGCAGGAGATCGTGGACAGACTGACAGAGAACGGATATTCCAAAGGACATGTCCGCGACACCACCCGCTATGTCAGCCATGTTACTCCGTTTGATCCGGAAGGCCTGAAAAGAATCCTGGATCAAATGGCGGAAGAAGCCGGATGCCATGTCCTGCTGCACAGCTTTCTGGGCGGTGTGGAGATGGAACATGGCAGGCTTTCAGGGCTGACCGTCTGCAACAAGGACGGGCTGCATACCGTACACGGTTCCGTGTACATTGACGCCACCGGAGACGGGGACATCATGGCCTGGTCCGGATGCGAATACACCAGGGGCCGTCCGGAGGATGAAGCCCCGCAGCCCATGACAATGAACATGAAATATGCGAATGTGAATACCAGAGCCCTGAAGGATTATGTAAGAGGGCATCTGGAGGATTTCCCCCGTCTGGAACATAATCTGGATCTGCTGAATTCCGACGTTCCCTTTGCACTGGCAGGATTCAACAGCTTATGGAGACAGGCTGCAAAGGATGGGGAGCTTTCCATTCCGCGGGAGGATGTGCTGATGTTTGAAACCAGTCATCCCGGTGAATTTATTGTCAATACTACGCGCATACTGAATGCAGATGCCACCAGCGCCCAGGGCCTGAGCAACGCGGAGAGAACCGGGCGCAGACAGTGTGCGGAGCTGGACGCTTTTCTGCGCAGCCATGCGCCGGGATTTGAAAGTGCAATTCTGGAGTTTACCGGGCCGTCCGTAGGCATCCGCGGAAGCCGCCAGCTGGTGGGAAAATACCGGATTACGGCAGAGGATATCCTGAGCGGTAGGCAATTTGACAGCCGGATCTGCCTTTCCGGATATCCCATTGACATTCATAACCCTTCCGGACAGGGAACCGAAACCCATTACGTGGGAGGAAAGAATTCCGGCGGATATTACAGCATTCCCTATGAAATCATGGTTCCAAAGGAAGTGCCGAATCTGCTGGTCCCCGGGCGGTGTGCCTCCGCAAGCTTTGAAGCGCAGGCCTCCATCCGGCTGACTCCTTCCGTAGGTTCCATGGGACAGGCCGCCGGGATCGCCGCCGATATGGCAGTGCGGGGGAACCTGCCGGTAGGAGATATTGCTGTCGGCAAGCTGCAGAACACGCTCAGAAAACAGGGAGCGCTGCTGGAAGTCTGA